From the genome of Yersinia enterocolitica, one region includes:
- the rhaM gene encoding L-rhamnose mutarotase produces the protein MIRKAFVMQVNPDAHAEYQRRHSPIWPELEAVLKAHGAHHYSIFLDDTRNLLFGFVEIESEERWNAVAQTAICQRWWQHMADVMPANPDNSPVSQALREVFYLA, from the coding sequence ATGATACGCAAAGCCTTTGTAATGCAGGTTAACCCTGATGCCCATGCAGAATATCAGCGGCGGCACTCACCCATCTGGCCTGAACTGGAAGCGGTACTGAAAGCCCATGGCGCTCACCACTATTCAATTTTTCTTGATGACACGCGCAATTTGCTATTTGGTTTTGTCGAAATTGAATCAGAAGAGCGCTGGAATGCCGTGGCCCAAACCGCCATTTGCCAGCGCTGGTGGCAACATATGGCCGATGTGATGCCAGCCAACCCTGATAACAGCCCGGTAAGCCAGGCACTACGAGAAGTGTTCTATTTGGCATAG
- the fucO gene encoding lactaldehyde reductase, giving the protein MSFMLALPKISLHGTGAIEDMVKLLGDKQWDKALIVTDGQLVELGLLDGLFAAMQQHQLPYALFGEVFPNPTEALVQAGLAAFRQHQCDYLIAFGGGSPIDTAKAVKILTANPGPSTAYSGVGKVKQSGVPLVAINTTAGTTAELTSNAVIIDSQRQVKEVIIDTNIIPDIAVDDPSVMLNIPASVTAATGMDALTHAIEAYVSLGAHTLTDHSALESIRLISQWLPLAVDDGKNLHAREMMACGQYLAGMAFNSAGLGLVHALAHQPGATHNLPHGVCNAILLPIIEEYNRPQAVSRFARIAQAMGINTQQLTDEQASHQAISAIRQLSQRVGIPVGFSALGIQESDIEGWLDKALADPCAPCNPRTADRDQVRALYLQAL; this is encoded by the coding sequence ATGAGCTTTATGTTGGCACTACCAAAAATCAGCTTGCACGGCACAGGTGCAATCGAGGATATGGTTAAATTACTCGGTGACAAACAGTGGGACAAAGCCCTGATTGTCACTGATGGGCAGTTGGTCGAGCTAGGCCTACTCGACGGTCTGTTCGCTGCGATGCAACAGCATCAGTTACCTTATGCCTTGTTTGGCGAGGTATTTCCTAACCCTACCGAAGCGTTAGTACAGGCAGGATTAGCCGCTTTCAGGCAGCATCAGTGTGACTATCTGATAGCTTTTGGTGGCGGTAGCCCAATCGATACAGCCAAAGCCGTTAAGATTTTGACCGCCAATCCGGGGCCATCCACGGCATACTCTGGTGTCGGTAAAGTAAAACAGAGTGGTGTCCCGCTGGTCGCCATCAATACCACCGCCGGAACAACCGCAGAACTGACCAGTAATGCAGTGATTATTGATAGCCAGCGGCAAGTAAAAGAAGTCATTATCGATACCAATATCATTCCTGATATCGCCGTCGATGACCCCTCTGTCATGTTGAATATTCCTGCCAGTGTGACTGCTGCAACCGGAATGGATGCCCTCACCCACGCTATCGAAGCCTATGTATCGCTGGGCGCACACACCCTAACCGACCATTCAGCGCTTGAATCTATCCGCCTGATCAGCCAATGGTTACCTCTGGCAGTCGATGACGGTAAGAATCTGCACGCACGTGAAATGATGGCGTGCGGCCAGTATCTGGCGGGGATGGCATTTAACAGCGCCGGGCTAGGTTTAGTGCATGCACTGGCCCATCAGCCGGGTGCGACCCATAACCTTCCACACGGGGTGTGCAATGCTATTTTACTGCCAATTATTGAAGAGTATAACCGCCCACAGGCAGTCAGCCGTTTTGCCCGCATAGCACAAGCCATGGGGATAAATACTCAACAGTTGACTGATGAGCAAGCCAGCCATCAAGCGATAAGCGCCATTCGGCAGTTGTCGCAACGTGTTGGCATTCCTGTTGGCTTCTCAGCATTAGGTATTCAGGAAAGTGATATCGAAGGCTGGTTAGATAAAGCGCTGGCGGATCCTTGTGCTCCTTGTAACCCACGTACTGCGGACAGAGATCAAGTCCGCGCACTGTACTTACAGGCACTTTGA